One Corynebacterium uterequi DNA segment encodes these proteins:
- a CDS encoding helix-turn-helix transcriptional regulator, with amino-acid sequence MEAHEVGEFVRSQRIKQGMTQLDVAELSEVSERFIRELETGKPTVRLDKTIAVLGVLGFDLTCEIHNANFSNSLRMGAR; translated from the coding sequence GTGGAAGCACACGAGGTAGGCGAGTTTGTTCGTAGCCAGCGCATCAAGCAGGGAATGACACAGCTTGACGTGGCGGAGCTGTCCGAAGTTTCGGAGCGCTTTATCCGCGAATTGGAGACCGGTAAGCCGACGGTAAGGCTGGATAAGACCATTGCCGTTCTCGGCGTGTTGGGCTTCGATCTCACCTGTGAGATCCACAACGCGAACTTCAGTAACTCCCTGCGCATGGGGGCCCGGTGA
- a CDS encoding type II toxin-antitoxin system HipA family toxin, producing MTVVADVYVGDVLAATLTALEGGITQFAYTSHALENNGPVVASTLPLSAEPVLTAGGALPAFFANLLPEGRRLSTLKRAAKASLDDELALLLAVGSNTVGNVSVVPAGRTPDPSVAQIDMTADLDFTTVLTAAGVNDPAALAGAQDKASARTIAVPVGGVSQSFILKVSPPEYPFLVENEAACYEIARRLPSAWLRLAEVEVIHDKFGRSGLLVTRFDRAGSHRYPVEDAAQLLNLHPGQKYSTTMEEIVKAVCAVVVSPTRAKRTIALMVALAWLTGNGDMHAKNISVIDTGAGYDVAPVYDIPSTLVYGDSTLALPVQGAKDNISAKKFLAFTDDIGLPRAVGERIIARALTVTEDAAEIILDSGRFDARRSRDVRRVLARRRRLFTTSA from the coding sequence GTGACCGTGGTGGCGGATGTCTACGTCGGCGATGTGCTGGCTGCCACGCTTACTGCGCTGGAAGGCGGCATCACGCAGTTTGCCTACACCTCCCACGCATTGGAAAACAATGGGCCTGTTGTTGCCTCCACTCTTCCTCTGAGTGCGGAGCCTGTGTTGACCGCCGGCGGGGCGCTTCCCGCGTTTTTTGCCAATCTTCTGCCGGAAGGGCGCCGGCTATCCACCTTGAAGCGTGCCGCGAAGGCCTCGCTGGATGACGAACTCGCCCTCCTGCTGGCGGTAGGTTCTAACACTGTGGGAAATGTGTCAGTTGTTCCTGCCGGACGCACTCCCGATCCATCAGTGGCACAGATTGACATGACGGCGGACCTGGATTTCACCACTGTTCTCACCGCAGCCGGGGTCAACGATCCCGCCGCTTTGGCCGGTGCTCAGGACAAAGCGTCGGCACGTACGATCGCCGTGCCCGTCGGCGGCGTGTCGCAGAGCTTCATTCTCAAGGTCTCTCCGCCGGAATATCCATTTCTGGTCGAAAATGAAGCAGCGTGTTATGAGATCGCGCGGCGCCTGCCCTCTGCCTGGCTACGGCTCGCAGAGGTCGAAGTCATTCATGACAAATTTGGCAGATCCGGCCTGCTGGTCACCCGTTTCGACCGGGCTGGATCTCACCGATACCCGGTGGAAGATGCTGCTCAGCTGCTCAATCTGCACCCGGGTCAGAAGTACTCGACCACGATGGAAGAGATTGTCAAGGCGGTGTGTGCGGTGGTGGTGTCGCCGACGAGGGCGAAGCGCACGATAGCTCTCATGGTGGCTCTCGCCTGGCTTACCGGAAATGGTGATATGCATGCGAAAAATATCTCGGTCATAGATACTGGCGCGGGCTATGATGTTGCGCCGGTCTACGATATTCCCTCAACTCTCGTCTATGGGGACTCAACTCTTGCGCTTCCGGTCCAGGGCGCCAAAGACAACATCAGCGCGAAGAAATTCCTTGCCTTCACTGACGATATAGGGCTGCCGCGAGCTGTCGGTGAGCGCATTATCGCGCGAGCCCTCACCGTTACGGAGGATGCGGCCGAGATCATCCTCGACTCCGGCCGCTTCGACGCCCGGCGCAGCCGGGATGTTCGCCGGGTGCTGGCGCGCCGGCGGCGCCTGTTCACAACCTCGGCTTAG
- a CDS encoding glucose PTS transporter subunit IIA produces the protein MATTTRTSTAQEILDNLGGAGNVASLTHCATRLRVELNDASKVNEQAIDALPEVLGVLPQGGSRYQIVVGGAVESIYNQIRHLPDWHNRAAAPSDEELKESLRNQGVRGKSAWVDSFFEYLSNSFRPLLGVLLGASLIIAFTAVVDMLSKVGLISFNPADKTATWVFVDAMWRSVFYFLPIMVAYNAAKTLKVDPWVGAAIMGALMTPEFISLSDTEATSSTVCTTNEALGTQSCVATIFGLPMQLNDYAGQVFVPLMMAAVLALVYHALKKVFPANFQMVFVPFFSIVIMIPLTAFLIGPLGVWLGTGIGTGLAWMNEHAPFVFALIIPMIYPFLVPLGLHWPLNALMLVNIQTLGYDFIQGPMGAWNAACFGATAGVLIISMRERDTVMRQTASGALAAGLLGGISEPSLYGIHLRFKRIYPRMLCGCFAGGLIMAILSLPYQGVTTSAFVFSSVLSVFVMDPMWVYAVAYTAAFAVACAAIVLTDYRTAEERGQAAVAPVTPVAPVTPVAEAESEAVPAVEPTATEAAEEAVEEDAGAARDVVEITAPLAGEVVAVADVNDAVFSAETLGKGVGITPAGGTVEVVSPVAGVVRTAPESGHAFGIKTDDGIEILIHIGIDTVNLQGRGFDRLVAKKDRVAAGQVLAVVDFDAIAAEGLDTTTMMTVTNSKTLGQVTAHPGHAEVGDLVITVDR, from the coding sequence GTGGCCACCACCACGAGGACATCCACCGCCCAGGAAATCCTGGACAATCTAGGCGGCGCCGGCAACGTCGCCTCGCTGACCCATTGCGCAACGCGGCTGCGCGTCGAGCTCAACGACGCGTCCAAGGTCAACGAACAGGCCATCGACGCCCTGCCTGAGGTACTAGGCGTCCTGCCGCAGGGTGGTTCCCGCTACCAGATCGTCGTCGGCGGGGCAGTGGAGAGCATCTACAACCAGATTCGGCACCTGCCCGACTGGCACAACCGAGCCGCCGCGCCGAGCGACGAGGAGCTTAAGGAGTCCCTCCGCAACCAGGGCGTGCGAGGCAAGTCCGCCTGGGTAGATAGCTTCTTCGAGTACCTGTCGAACTCCTTCCGGCCGCTGCTTGGCGTGCTGCTGGGTGCGTCGCTCATCATCGCGTTCACCGCCGTGGTGGACATGCTGTCCAAGGTGGGGCTCATCAGCTTCAACCCCGCAGACAAGACCGCCACCTGGGTGTTCGTGGACGCCATGTGGCGCAGCGTGTTCTACTTCCTGCCCATCATGGTGGCGTACAACGCCGCCAAGACGCTCAAGGTAGACCCGTGGGTCGGCGCCGCGATCATGGGTGCGCTCATGACGCCGGAGTTCATCTCCCTGTCGGATACCGAAGCGACGTCGTCGACGGTGTGCACCACTAACGAGGCCCTGGGCACCCAAAGCTGTGTGGCCACCATCTTCGGTCTTCCCATGCAGCTCAACGACTACGCCGGCCAGGTCTTCGTGCCCCTCATGATGGCGGCGGTGCTGGCGCTGGTCTACCACGCGCTGAAGAAGGTGTTCCCCGCAAACTTCCAGATGGTCTTCGTGCCCTTCTTCTCCATCGTCATCATGATCCCGCTCACCGCGTTCCTCATCGGTCCGCTGGGTGTGTGGCTGGGCACCGGCATCGGCACCGGCCTGGCGTGGATGAACGAGCACGCCCCCTTCGTGTTCGCCCTCATCATTCCCATGATTTACCCCTTCCTCGTGCCGCTGGGGCTGCACTGGCCGCTCAACGCCCTCATGCTCGTGAACATTCAGACCCTGGGTTATGACTTCATCCAAGGCCCGATGGGTGCCTGGAACGCCGCCTGCTTCGGTGCGACCGCGGGCGTGCTCATCATCTCGATGCGGGAGCGGGACACCGTCATGCGTCAGACCGCGTCGGGCGCTCTGGCCGCTGGCCTGCTGGGTGGTATCTCCGAGCCGTCGCTCTACGGCATCCACCTGCGGTTTAAGCGCATCTACCCGCGGATGCTGTGTGGCTGCTTCGCCGGTGGTCTCATCATGGCCATTCTCTCCCTGCCGTACCAGGGCGTGACGACGTCCGCGTTCGTGTTCTCCTCGGTGCTGTCCGTGTTCGTCATGGATCCGATGTGGGTGTACGCCGTCGCGTACACCGCCGCCTTTGCGGTGGCGTGCGCCGCGATCGTGCTCACCGACTACCGCACCGCCGAGGAACGCGGCCAGGCTGCGGTCGCCCCGGTCACCCCGGTCGCCCCGGTCACGCCGGTTGCCGAAGCGGAATCGGAGGCCGTACCCGCCGTCGAGCCGACTGCGACGGAGGCTGCTGAGGAGGCCGTCGAGGAGGACGCCGGCGCCGCTCGCGACGTCGTCGAGATCACCGCGCCGCTCGCCGGTGAGGTCGTCGCCGTCGCTGACGTCAACGACGCGGTATTCTCCGCCGAGACCCTCGGTAAGGGCGTGGGCATCACCCCCGCCGGCGGCACGGTCGAGGTCGTCTCGCCGGTTGCCGGCGTGGTGCGCACCGCGCCGGAGTCCGGCCACGCGTTCGGCATCAAGACTGACGACGGAATCGAGATCCTCATCCACATCGGAATTGATACCGTGAATCTGCAGGGTCGAGGATTCGACAGGCTGGTGGCCAAGAAGGATCGCGTTGCGGCCGGGCAGGTGCTCGCCGTCGTGGACTTCGATGCCATCGCCGCCGAGGGGCTCGACACCACCACCATGATGACGGTGACCAACTCGAAGACGTTGGGACAGGTAACGGCTCACCCCGGCCACGCTGAAGTCGGTGACCTCGTCATCACCGTTGACCGCTGA
- a CDS encoding HPr family phosphocarrier protein: MAADMKVLRVFNNNVVLAQSAHGEVILTGRGLGFHTRPGDTVDRASIAQTYVPTDGRDPDHLGALIAGLPFEYLELLTAAGMEVGLNEATLSSPTTMMALADHVHFAVQRLHSGLAIEYPLLAEVTTLYPDEYRIAVQLLAHLNDAFVSRGSQPLPEAEAIALTLHLVTAGFASGDLSFTYTMTGVLQQLISTVEASHGVTLDTTSVSVGRFITHLRYLFVRIRQREQLDADHTVIADAIAATHPEAFHTAQTLATILELRLGATLSGDEIAYLALHIGRMVEAVCVAHHHTTRRKDTTMITRTATIGSSVGLHARPAALFVQAVEDTGYEITIALDGEEAVDADSVLEVMTLGAGHGDVVTLACEDEAAAGALDELVALLERDLDQE, translated from the coding sequence ATGGCTGCGGATATGAAGGTTCTGCGCGTGTTCAACAACAACGTTGTCCTCGCACAGTCGGCTCATGGTGAGGTCATCCTCACCGGCCGCGGCCTAGGGTTTCACACCCGACCGGGGGACACGGTGGACCGGGCGTCGATCGCTCAGACCTACGTGCCCACCGACGGGCGCGACCCGGACCACCTCGGCGCTCTCATCGCCGGTCTTCCCTTCGAGTACCTGGAGCTGTTGACCGCCGCCGGCATGGAGGTTGGCCTCAACGAGGCCACCCTGTCCAGCCCCACCACCATGATGGCGCTGGCGGACCACGTTCACTTCGCCGTGCAACGGTTGCACAGCGGGCTGGCCATCGAGTACCCCTTGCTCGCCGAGGTCACAACTCTCTACCCGGACGAATACCGCATCGCGGTGCAGCTATTGGCGCACCTCAACGACGCGTTCGTCAGCCGTGGTAGCCAGCCACTGCCCGAGGCTGAGGCCATTGCCTTGACGCTGCACCTGGTGACCGCCGGCTTCGCCTCCGGGGATTTGTCCTTCACCTACACCATGACTGGGGTGCTCCAGCAGCTCATCAGCACCGTCGAGGCCAGCCACGGCGTCACCCTGGACACGACGAGCGTTTCGGTGGGCCGCTTCATCACCCACCTTCGCTACCTCTTTGTGCGCATTCGCCAGCGCGAGCAGCTCGACGCCGACCACACGGTCATCGCCGACGCGATTGCTGCGACCCATCCCGAAGCGTTCCATACCGCTCAAACGTTGGCCACTATTTTGGAGTTGCGGCTGGGCGCTACTCTTAGTGGTGACGAAATCGCCTACCTTGCTTTGCACATCGGCCGCATGGTTGAGGCCGTGTGCGTGGCTCATCATCACACCACCCGTCGAAAGGACACCACCATGATTACCCGCACCGCCACCATCGGTTCCTCCGTGGGCCTGCACGCCCGCCCCGCGGCGCTGTTCGTCCAGGCTGTGGAAGACACCGGCTACGAGATCACCATCGCCCTCGACGGCGAAGAGGCCGTGGACGCCGACTCCGTGCTGGAGGTCATGACCCTCGGCGCCGGCCACGGTGACGTGGTCACCCTCGCCTGCGAAGACGAGGCGGCGGCCGGCGCGCTCGACGAGCTCGTCGCCCTGCTCGAGCGCGACCTGGATCAGGAGTAA
- the ptsP gene encoding phosphoenolpyruvate--protein phosphotransferase has translation MTTRKELAGIGVSAGAAVAPVVVLQPAPGVDAKEPASVDPAADIERVRQAMAAVADDLRARAAVASDTGRKVLEATAQLATDKGLVKAVLKKLKAGSGVTAAVHDATEGYATLMASLGGYMAERVTDLYDIRDRTIAQLRGLPMPGVPALSEPAIVVAHDLAPADTAGLNPATVVGIITAAGGVTSHTAILAAQYGIPAVVKVDGALELATGTPVALDGGSGRVVANPTDADIEEIVSRQHRRDELVARASGSGATADGTPIKLLINIGNADDAEQAAATDAQGTGLFRTEFVFLNRATAPTVAEQTEVYTRVLAAFGSQRVVVRTLDAGADKPLAFATQEHEDNPALGIRGIRLTTSKPELLASQLDALAAAYEATGRAADLRIMAPMIATVEEARAFAEQVRSRNLPCVGVMIEVPGAAVRARHLLREVDFASIGTNDLSQYTMAADRMQGELAVLLDVWQPALLELIKATCDGGRSADAPIGVCGEAGGDPLLALVLVGLGVSSLSMAAGKLPAVRAALSLHDLPACQAMAEAALAADTAAGAREAVLALADPALVAAL, from the coding sequence ATGACCACCCGTAAAGAACTCGCCGGCATCGGCGTGTCGGCAGGCGCGGCTGTGGCCCCCGTCGTGGTGCTGCAGCCGGCGCCGGGTGTCGACGCGAAGGAACCAGCCAGCGTCGATCCGGCAGCCGACATTGAGCGTGTCCGGCAGGCCATGGCCGCGGTCGCGGACGACCTGCGAGCCCGAGCCGCCGTCGCCAGCGACACCGGCCGTAAGGTTCTCGAGGCGACGGCTCAGCTTGCCACCGATAAGGGCCTGGTCAAGGCCGTGCTCAAGAAGCTCAAGGCCGGGTCCGGAGTGACCGCTGCGGTGCACGACGCCACCGAGGGTTACGCCACGCTCATGGCGAGTCTTGGCGGCTACATGGCGGAGCGGGTCACGGATCTGTACGACATCCGGGACCGCACCATCGCCCAGCTTCGCGGACTGCCCATGCCGGGGGTGCCGGCGCTGTCGGAACCGGCGATCGTGGTCGCTCACGACCTGGCCCCGGCCGATACCGCCGGGCTCAATCCCGCCACCGTCGTCGGCATCATCACCGCCGCCGGGGGTGTGACTAGCCACACCGCCATTCTTGCTGCCCAGTACGGCATCCCTGCCGTGGTGAAGGTTGATGGCGCTCTGGAATTGGCCACCGGTACACCGGTCGCCCTCGACGGCGGCAGCGGGCGCGTCGTCGCGAACCCCACCGACGCCGATATCGAGGAGATCGTCAGCCGGCAGCACCGCCGCGACGAGCTGGTCGCTCGCGCGTCGGGGTCGGGCGCCACCGCCGACGGAACCCCGATCAAGCTGCTCATCAACATCGGCAATGCCGACGACGCTGAGCAGGCAGCGGCCACCGACGCGCAGGGCACGGGACTATTCCGCACCGAATTCGTGTTCCTCAACCGCGCCACGGCACCGACGGTGGCAGAGCAGACCGAGGTGTACACCCGGGTGCTCGCCGCCTTCGGTTCGCAGCGCGTCGTCGTGCGCACCCTCGACGCCGGGGCCGACAAGCCACTAGCGTTCGCCACGCAGGAGCACGAGGACAACCCAGCTCTGGGCATCCGCGGTATTCGCTTGACGACCTCGAAGCCGGAGCTGCTTGCCTCCCAACTCGACGCGCTGGCTGCCGCCTACGAGGCCACCGGCCGGGCCGCCGACCTGCGGATCATGGCGCCGATGATCGCCACCGTGGAGGAGGCCCGCGCCTTCGCCGAGCAGGTCCGTTCCCGCAACCTGCCGTGCGTGGGCGTCATGATCGAGGTTCCGGGTGCTGCGGTGCGAGCCCGGCACTTGCTGCGCGAGGTCGATTTCGCCTCCATTGGCACGAATGATCTCTCGCAGTACACCATGGCCGCCGACCGGATGCAGGGCGAGCTGGCAGTACTGCTCGACGTATGGCAACCGGCCCTGCTGGAACTCATCAAGGCCACCTGCGACGGCGGGCGCAGCGCCGATGCCCCCATCGGCGTGTGCGGGGAGGCCGGCGGTGACCCGTTGCTGGCCCTGGTACTAGTCGGCCTGGGCGTGAGCTCTCTGTCCATGGCTGCTGGCAAGCTTCCGGCAGTTCGGGCCGCGCTGAGCTTGCACGACCTGCCCGCCTGCCAGGCGATGGCCGAGGCAGCGCTTGCTGCTGACACCGCTGCCGGCGCCCGCGAGGCAGTTCTAGCACTGGCTGACCCGGCACTGGTCGCGGCGCTGTAG
- a CDS encoding DNA-formamidopyrimidine glycosylase family protein, with product MPEGDSVYQLSRRLQFMTGREVVGTSIRVPRFALERFDGKTCQRVWPYGKHLFMQFDDRILHTHLKMEGTWGMHLVGDRWRKPAHTARVVLQLTGAPHPRPIEVVGYSLGFVRVFGADGYHSAIADLGPDILADDWESEGFAEAVRRVEARPRRTIGQALLDQGNVAGLGNEYRAEICFLAGVRPTTAVGEVDVPGILRLARRLIWANRLSPVRVTTGIKRAGETSYVFGRNRKPCRRCRTPIEKGMLGGVEDLERVIWWCPVCQR from the coding sequence GTGCCCGAGGGCGATTCCGTCTACCAGCTCTCCCGCCGGTTGCAGTTCATGACCGGCCGGGAGGTGGTGGGCACGAGCATTCGGGTGCCCCGCTTCGCCCTGGAACGCTTTGACGGCAAGACCTGCCAGCGGGTGTGGCCCTACGGCAAGCACCTGTTCATGCAGTTCGACGACCGGATCCTGCACACGCACCTCAAAATGGAGGGCACGTGGGGGATGCATCTGGTGGGGGATAGGTGGCGCAAACCCGCTCACACGGCACGCGTTGTCCTTCAGCTCACCGGCGCGCCCCACCCTCGCCCGATCGAGGTGGTGGGGTACTCGCTGGGCTTCGTGCGTGTCTTCGGTGCCGACGGCTACCACAGCGCCATCGCCGACCTGGGGCCGGATATTCTCGCCGACGATTGGGAATCCGAGGGCTTTGCCGAGGCCGTGCGCAGAGTCGAGGCCAGGCCGCGTCGAACCATCGGCCAGGCGTTGCTGGATCAGGGCAACGTGGCTGGATTGGGCAATGAATACCGCGCAGAGATCTGCTTCCTAGCCGGAGTGCGCCCCACCACCGCCGTCGGGGAGGTGGATGTGCCTGGCATCCTGCGATTGGCACGGCGGTTGATCTGGGCTAACCGGCTCTCCCCGGTGCGGGTGACGACGGGGATCAAGCGCGCAGGGGAGACGTCCTACGTGTTCGGCCGCAATCGCAAGCCGTGCCGGCGCTGCCGGACCCCGATCGAGAAGGGGATGCTCGGCGGGGTGGAAGACCTCGAACGAGTGATTTGGTGGTGCCCGGTCTGCCAGCGCTAA
- a CDS encoding sulfurtransferase TusA family protein, whose amino-acid sequence MSSHEQQPAWSGGIDADRYWDASGLSCAQLLVRLNRLFATELLPGQTLLFRATSEAVFMDIEAWCGLTGHELLHENPPIFVIRKKD is encoded by the coding sequence ATGAGCTCCCACGAGCAGCAGCCCGCCTGGTCTGGTGGTATCGATGCGGACCGTTATTGGGACGCCTCCGGGCTGAGCTGCGCCCAGCTCCTCGTGAGGCTTAATCGTCTATTCGCCACGGAATTGCTCCCCGGCCAAACTTTGCTTTTCCGCGCCACCAGCGAGGCGGTGTTCATGGACATCGAGGCCTGGTGCGGATTGACCGGTCACGAGCTTCTCCACGAGAATCCACCCATTTTTGTTATCAGGAAGAAGGACTAA
- a CDS encoding DsrE family protein: MSATGKFCVSITHGPSDTDKASMGFHLAATAAASQQQTLVFLSCDAVNLVVRGGADDIHEPGFAPMTELISSFVEAGGTIYACKTCTDKRGYAQDDLIEEATIVGGVKLVEFLADGTPCVSF, encoded by the coding sequence ATGTCAGCAACCGGCAAGTTCTGCGTCAGCATCACCCACGGACCGAGCGATACGGATAAGGCGTCGATGGGATTCCACCTCGCTGCCACCGCAGCGGCGTCCCAGCAGCAGACATTGGTGTTTCTGTCCTGCGATGCGGTCAACCTCGTTGTTCGCGGGGGTGCCGACGACATCCACGAGCCCGGCTTCGCGCCGATGACCGAGCTCATCTCCTCCTTCGTCGAGGCCGGCGGCACCATCTACGCGTGCAAGACGTGCACGGACAAGCGCGGCTACGCTCAGGACGACCTCATTGAGGAGGCCACCATCGTCGGCGGGGTGAAGCTTGTGGAGTTCCTTGCCGACGGCACCCCGTGCGTCAGCTTCTAA
- a CDS encoding cadmium resistance transporter, whose translation MMLATVVQAIGLFAVTNIDDIVVLALFFARGAGRPGTTRRIAVGQYVGFVAILAAALLATLGAHWALPSSAIPYFGLIPLVLGIRAAWQAWRGEDDDELGDGTKVAPLVVAAVTFANGGDNIGVYVPVFLSVGARTVALYCVTFLLMVAVLVAAAKFVATRPGIDEALERWERVLFPLVLIVLGCAILIHGGAFGL comes from the coding sequence CTGATGCTGGCAACTGTTGTGCAGGCCATCGGCCTGTTTGCCGTGACCAATATTGACGACATCGTCGTGTTGGCGTTGTTCTTCGCCCGCGGGGCGGGCCGTCCCGGCACGACGCGACGCATCGCCGTCGGCCAATACGTGGGCTTCGTCGCCATCCTTGCCGCGGCGCTGCTCGCCACCCTCGGTGCACACTGGGCCCTGCCCTCCTCCGCGATCCCCTATTTCGGCCTCATTCCCCTGGTGCTGGGGATCCGCGCGGCGTGGCAGGCGTGGCGTGGCGAGGACGACGACGAGCTCGGCGACGGCACGAAGGTCGCTCCCCTCGTCGTCGCGGCGGTGACCTTCGCCAATGGCGGCGACAACATCGGGGTGTACGTGCCGGTGTTTCTCAGCGTGGGTGCGCGCACCGTCGCGCTGTATTGCGTCACCTTCTTGCTCATGGTGGCGGTGTTAGTCGCGGCCGCGAAATTCGTGGCGACGCGGCCCGGGATCGACGAAGCACTCGAGAGGTGGGAGCGGGTCCTGTTCCCGCTCGTCCTCATCGTCCTCGGCTGCGCGATTCTCATCCACGGCGGAGCGTTCGGGCTCTAG
- a CDS encoding DedA family protein encodes MEAIVDKIVHLMEVLGAPGVGIAILLENLFPPIPSEVVLPLAGFTVSQGSLSFVATFIWATIGSVVGALALYGVGAAVGAERLRRIADWMWLVEPSDVDKALHWFDKYGPASVFFGRFIPGVRSLISIPAGIDRMPIWKFSLWTTLGSAGWNLLLIALGVWLGESYTLVEKYVGEYSNVVYVIIALILVAAFVWLLLRARRRKAATEDAKRNADRARAQARQSGGRHHRDPH; translated from the coding sequence GTGGAAGCAATCGTTGACAAGATCGTGCACCTCATGGAGGTGCTCGGCGCCCCCGGCGTGGGCATCGCCATCCTTTTGGAGAACCTTTTCCCGCCGATTCCCTCCGAGGTGGTCCTCCCGCTGGCCGGTTTCACGGTCTCCCAGGGCTCGCTCAGCTTCGTCGCCACCTTTATCTGGGCGACGATCGGCTCCGTCGTCGGTGCTCTCGCGCTGTACGGCGTCGGCGCGGCGGTAGGTGCCGAGCGGCTGCGCCGCATCGCGGACTGGATGTGGCTGGTGGAGCCGTCGGACGTGGATAAGGCCCTGCACTGGTTCGATAAGTACGGGCCCGCGTCGGTGTTCTTCGGCCGCTTCATCCCGGGCGTGCGTTCGCTCATCTCCATTCCGGCGGGCATTGACCGGATGCCGATCTGGAAGTTCTCGCTGTGGACCACGCTGGGTTCCGCCGGCTGGAACCTGCTGCTCATCGCCCTGGGCGTGTGGCTGGGCGAATCCTACACCCTGGTGGAGAAGTACGTCGGCGAGTACTCCAACGTCGTCTACGTCATCATTGCCCTTATCCTGGTGGCTGCTTTCGTCTGGCTGCTGCTGCGCGCCCGCCGACGTAAGGCGGCCACCGAGGACGCCAAGCGCAACGCCGACCGAGCCCGCGCACAGGCACGCCAGTCCGGCGGCCGCCACCACCGTGATCCCCACTAG
- a CDS encoding YccF domain-containing protein: MNLLLNIIWFIFGGFFLALGYVLFGILACVFIVTIPAGVASFRMASYAIWPFGRTVVEPVEGVGSLSTVSNIIWFIVAGLWLVIGHLSTAAVQFVTIIGIPLAIANIKMIPVTCFPFGRRVVSSDAIPYGWRPMVNPDALPQEMRPRR, translated from the coding sequence ATGAACCTCCTACTCAACATCATTTGGTTTATTTTCGGCGGGTTCTTCCTCGCTCTCGGCTACGTTCTCTTCGGCATCCTCGCGTGCGTGTTCATCGTCACCATCCCCGCTGGCGTCGCCAGCTTCCGGATGGCCAGTTACGCCATCTGGCCCTTCGGGCGCACCGTCGTCGAACCCGTGGAAGGCGTCGGCAGCTTGTCGACGGTGAGCAACATCATCTGGTTCATCGTCGCCGGGCTGTGGCTGGTCATCGGGCACCTGTCCACCGCCGCGGTGCAGTTCGTGACGATTATCGGCATCCCGCTGGCCATCGCGAACATCAAGATGATTCCGGTGACGTGCTTCCCCTTCGGCCGTCGCGTGGTCAGCAGCGACGCCATCCCCTACGGGTGGCGGCCCATGGTCAACCCCGACGCGCTCCCGCAGGAAATGCGCCCCCGGCGCTAG